A single genomic interval of Longimicrobiales bacterium harbors:
- a CDS encoding pyruvate dehydrogenase complex E1 component subunit beta, which yields MAVITYREALNEALREEMARDPDVFLIGEEVAEYDGAYKVSKGLLAEFGDQRVVDSPISELGFTGLSVGAAMAGLRPVVEFMTFNFAFLAIDQVINSAAKMFYMSEGQFPMPLVFRGPTGAALQLSAQHSQACETYYSHAPGCKVVTPGTPADAKGLLKAAIRDNDPVAFMEGELLYNIKGEVPEDDDFIIPLGVADLKREGGDVSIITHGKMIHVALQAAAKLEKDGIEADVLDLRTIRPLDMDAILETAQKTNRLVYLEEGWPYAGTGAQIVSMIQEEAFDYLDAPILRVTQADIPMPYAKNLEMLAKPSVARVIEAVKKVLYR from the coding sequence ATGGCGGTTATTACGTATCGCGAGGCGCTGAACGAAGCCCTGCGCGAAGAGATGGCTCGTGACCCTGATGTGTTCCTGATAGGAGAGGAAGTCGCCGAGTACGACGGCGCCTACAAGGTGTCCAAGGGCCTACTGGCGGAGTTCGGCGATCAGAGAGTGGTCGACTCGCCAATCAGTGAACTTGGATTCACCGGTCTCAGCGTTGGGGCTGCAATGGCGGGTCTTCGGCCCGTCGTCGAGTTCATGACCTTCAACTTCGCGTTCCTGGCGATCGATCAGGTGATTAACTCCGCCGCGAAGATGTTCTACATGTCCGAGGGGCAGTTCCCGATGCCACTGGTGTTCCGTGGGCCTACGGGTGCAGCCCTGCAGCTCTCGGCTCAGCACTCCCAAGCGTGCGAAACCTACTACTCCCATGCGCCCGGCTGCAAAGTTGTCACTCCGGGCACGCCCGCTGATGCGAAGGGCCTCCTGAAGGCGGCCATCAGGGACAATGACCCTGTCGCCTTCATGGAAGGTGAGCTCCTCTACAACATCAAGGGCGAAGTGCCGGAGGATGACGACTTCATCATTCCTCTCGGCGTTGCGGATCTGAAGCGTGAGGGTGGCGATGTATCGATCATCACGCATGGAAAAATGATCCACGTCGCCCTTCAGGCTGCTGCCAAGCTCGAAAAAGATGGCATCGAGGCAGACGTTCTTGATCTGCGGACGATTCGTCCGCTGGACATGGACGCGATTCTTGAAACGGCACAGAAAACGAACCGATTGGTCTACCTCGAAGAGGGATGGCCATATGCTGGTACAGGTGCGCAGATCGTCTCGATGATCCAGGAAGAGGCGTTCGACTACCTCGATGCGCCTATACTGCGTGTGACGCAGGCCGACATACCGATGCCGTATGCGAAGAATCTTGAGATGCTCGCGAAGCCGTCAGTCGCCCGCGTCATTGAAGCTGTGAAGAAGGTCCTCTACCGCTAA
- a CDS encoding pyruvate dehydrogenase complex dihydrolipoamide acetyltransferase → MATTKVHMEALSPTMEEGQLVQWLKSEGDEIANGDILAEIETDKATMELVARGDGVLRKIFLPAGGTAEVGAIIGVIAGAEEDISGVEGVGGGGVAAPVAPEAASAPVAVNAEPAAAPVAAHPVAEYAPAPAVPVATGGRVKASPLARRLAEEMGVDLSSVAGSGPAGRIVKRDVEAAKAAGVRASSPVVVAAWTPNEAEYEDVPTSQMRKTIAKRLVTSIGPVPTFYLTMDIDMARVMEARKSINAMLEREGGKISINDIVLKAVAGALRQHPNCNAQWQDGFIRRFNAIHIGVAVAVEDGLITPIVRNAHLKGLAQIGSEVKELAGRAREKKLMPDEYTGATFSVSNLGMFGIHEFTAIINPPESAILAVGGIEEMPVVVNGEVVVRPRMRITMSCDHRVIDGAQGSRFLQTLKGMLEEPTAILL, encoded by the coding sequence ATGGCAACCACGAAAGTCCATATGGAAGCGCTGTCTCCGACCATGGAGGAAGGCCAGCTGGTACAGTGGCTCAAATCTGAGGGCGATGAGATCGCAAACGGTGACATCCTTGCCGAGATCGAGACGGACAAGGCGACCATGGAGCTCGTCGCTCGTGGCGACGGCGTCCTTCGGAAGATCTTTCTGCCAGCCGGGGGCACCGCTGAAGTCGGTGCGATCATCGGTGTGATTGCGGGAGCTGAAGAGGACATATCCGGGGTCGAGGGTGTCGGTGGCGGAGGTGTCGCAGCACCTGTGGCTCCCGAAGCGGCCTCCGCGCCAGTGGCCGTGAACGCTGAGCCTGCGGCAGCACCCGTAGCTGCGCACCCTGTCGCTGAGTACGCACCTGCCCCGGCTGTGCCAGTGGCAACGGGTGGCCGAGTGAAGGCGTCACCCCTGGCCCGACGGTTGGCTGAAGAGATGGGTGTCGATCTGTCGAGCGTCGCGGGTTCTGGTCCGGCTGGCCGGATTGTGAAGCGCGATGTCGAGGCTGCGAAGGCCGCAGGTGTGAGGGCTTCGTCGCCGGTTGTGGTCGCGGCATGGACGCCGAATGAGGCAGAGTACGAAGACGTGCCGACGTCGCAGATGCGCAAAACAATTGCGAAGCGTCTGGTCACTTCGATCGGACCTGTCCCGACGTTCTATCTCACGATGGACATCGACATGGCCCGCGTGATGGAGGCCCGAAAGAGCATCAACGCGATGCTCGAACGGGAGGGTGGCAAGATCTCGATCAATGACATCGTGCTGAAGGCGGTGGCCGGAGCGCTTCGGCAGCACCCGAACTGCAATGCCCAGTGGCAAGACGGTTTCATTCGTCGCTTCAATGCGATTCACATCGGCGTCGCCGTCGCTGTAGAGGACGGGCTGATCACGCCGATCGTGCGGAACGCTCACCTCAAGGGCCTAGCCCAGATCGGGTCCGAGGTAAAAGAGCTCGCTGGTCGTGCGAGGGAGAAGAAGCTCATGCCTGATGAGTACACCGGTGCGACGTTCTCGGTCTCGAATCTGGGGATGTTCGGTATCCATGAGTTCACGGCAATCATCAACCCGCCTGAGTCCGCCATTCTTGCGGTGGGCGGCATCGAAGAGATGCCCGTAGTCGTGAATGGAGAGGTTGTCGTTCGTCCTCGGATGCGTATCACGATGAGCTGTGATCATCGGGTGATCGATGGGGCACAGGGCTCGCGCTTCCTGCAGACCCTGAAAGGAATGCTCGAGGAGCCGACCGCGATTCTGCTGTAG
- the lpdA gene encoding dihydrolipoyl dehydrogenase gives MAGNDSFDLIVLGSGPGGYVAAIRAAQLGLNVACVEDADLGGVCLNIGCIPTKAMLTSALLVNEMKNGEQHGIMAKEVTFDLAPAQERSRRVVKQMTNGISHLFKKNKVTPLMGRGRLKGVGKIEVTAADGTKTEHAATSVLIATGSRPRDLPVLKIDEERIWSSTGALMQTKAPESLFIVGAGAIGMEFADVYDAFGTKVTVVEALDRILPLEDGEVSKLMERTYKKRGIDVHTGAFFQTAEIKADGVTVTFKDKKGEFQTLDVDYVLSAVGRVPNSEDLGLDSAGVKTDERGFILVDDQLRTNVPSVYAVGDVAGRQLLAHKASHEGIVCVEHIAGQGHHTVDYTNVPNCTYCHPEVASVGLTEEQAKEAGHDYAVGKFPWAGIGRAVAAGHTDGFIKIIRDKKYSEILGAHIVGPHATELIAEFVVGRHLESTVEELEKAMHPHPTLSEGVAEGALAALGRAIHM, from the coding sequence TTGGCTGGCAACGACTCGTTTGATCTGATTGTCCTAGGGAGTGGTCCTGGTGGATACGTCGCGGCGATCCGCGCGGCGCAGCTGGGCCTCAACGTCGCCTGCGTCGAAGACGCAGACCTTGGTGGCGTGTGTCTGAACATTGGTTGTATCCCCACGAAAGCCATGCTTACCAGCGCGCTGTTGGTCAACGAGATGAAGAACGGCGAACAACATGGCATCATGGCGAAGGAGGTCACGTTCGATCTGGCACCTGCGCAGGAGCGTAGCCGCCGGGTGGTCAAGCAGATGACCAACGGGATCTCGCACCTCTTCAAGAAGAACAAGGTCACGCCCCTCATGGGCCGCGGCCGCCTTAAGGGTGTTGGAAAAATTGAAGTAACGGCTGCGGATGGCACGAAGACCGAGCATGCTGCCACCAGCGTACTGATCGCGACAGGTTCTCGCCCGAGAGATCTCCCTGTATTGAAAATTGATGAAGAGCGCATCTGGTCATCGACCGGTGCTCTCATGCAGACGAAGGCGCCTGAGTCCCTTTTCATTGTCGGCGCCGGTGCCATCGGCATGGAGTTCGCTGACGTCTACGACGCATTCGGCACGAAGGTCACGGTCGTTGAAGCGCTCGACCGGATTCTGCCGCTCGAAGACGGTGAGGTCTCCAAGCTCATGGAGCGGACGTACAAGAAGCGCGGGATCGACGTGCACACCGGGGCCTTCTTCCAGACCGCCGAGATCAAGGCCGACGGTGTCACTGTCACGTTCAAGGACAAGAAGGGCGAGTTCCAAACGCTTGACGTGGACTATGTCCTCTCCGCGGTTGGCCGCGTGCCCAACTCCGAAGACCTCGGCCTCGACAGTGCCGGGGTGAAGACGGACGAGCGCGGCTTTATCTTGGTAGATGATCAGCTTCGGACGAATGTGCCAAGCGTCTACGCGGTCGGCGATGTGGCCGGCCGGCAGCTGCTCGCGCACAAGGCGTCACACGAGGGGATCGTCTGTGTTGAGCATATCGCAGGCCAGGGGCACCACACCGTCGACTACACAAACGTCCCGAACTGCACGTACTGCCACCCCGAGGTAGCATCGGTGGGGTTGACGGAGGAGCAGGCGAAGGAGGCTGGTCACGACTATGCGGTCGGCAAGTTCCCCTGGGCCGGCATCGGTCGGGCCGTGGCAGCGGGGCACACCGACGGGTTCATCAAGATCATCAGGGACAAGAAGTATTCGGAGATTCTTGGAGCCCATATCGTCGGACCGCATGCGACAGAGCTGATCGCCGAATTCGTCGTTGGGCGACACCTCGAGTCGACCGTCGAAGAACTCGAGAAGGCAATGCATCCACACCCGACCTTGTCCGAGGGTGTGGCCGAGGGAGCCCTTGCCGCCTTGGGTCGTGCCATCCACATGTAG
- the pdhA gene encoding pyruvate dehydrogenase (acetyl-transferring) E1 component subunit alpha: MADTKTKARKKKSDPFAEHGVSEELGLELLRDMLLYRRFEEKTEEGYAIGKIGGFCHVHIGQEAAAAGSIKPLRDDDYVMSAYREHTQAIAKGVSPNAVMAELYGKADGASGGKGGSMHIFNAECRFMGGHGIVGGQVPLATGIAWKIKYRSEDSVVIVFMGDAAVNQGGFHEALNMAAIWGLPAIYVVENNEYGMGTAFSRVSETDMSAKAVPYGMDAHVVNGQDVLETYAFFRDITAKVRGGAGPQFVDLQTYRFRGHSMSDAVSGTYRSNEEVEKARTEQDPIAILRDQLMNAGALDQAALEEMDAEARQISSEAADFAEASPVPSPEALYRNVWAEINPNGRLFFDGRDESKGAH, encoded by the coding sequence GTGGCAGATACGAAAACGAAGGCTCGGAAGAAGAAGAGCGATCCCTTCGCGGAGCACGGAGTAAGTGAAGAGCTCGGCCTCGAGCTTTTGCGTGATATGCTGCTGTACCGGCGTTTCGAGGAGAAGACCGAGGAGGGGTATGCAATCGGAAAGATCGGCGGCTTTTGCCACGTCCATATTGGTCAGGAAGCTGCCGCTGCCGGAAGCATCAAGCCGCTGCGCGACGACGACTATGTGATGAGCGCCTACCGAGAGCACACCCAGGCGATTGCCAAGGGCGTGTCTCCTAATGCAGTCATGGCCGAGTTGTATGGTAAGGCCGACGGCGCCTCGGGGGGGAAGGGCGGTTCGATGCACATTTTCAATGCCGAGTGCCGCTTCATGGGTGGCCACGGCATCGTCGGCGGGCAGGTTCCGCTCGCGACCGGCATCGCGTGGAAGATCAAATACCGCAGCGAAGATTCCGTGGTCATCGTCTTCATGGGTGATGCTGCCGTAAACCAGGGAGGCTTCCATGAGGCGCTGAACATGGCTGCGATTTGGGGTCTTCCAGCGATCTACGTCGTCGAGAACAACGAATACGGCATGGGGACTGCGTTCTCCCGGGTCTCAGAGACGGATATGTCTGCCAAGGCTGTCCCATATGGTATGGACGCTCACGTCGTGAATGGTCAGGATGTGCTTGAGACCTACGCCTTCTTCCGTGACATCACAGCCAAGGTGCGTGGCGGCGCCGGACCCCAGTTCGTGGACCTTCAGACGTATCGGTTCCGAGGCCACTCGATGTCCGACGCCGTGTCCGGGACCTACCGATCGAACGAAGAGGTCGAGAAGGCAAGGACCGAACAGGACCCCATAGCGATCCTTCGGGATCAGTTGATGAATGCGGGGGCGCTCGACCAGGCGGCCCTCGAAGAGATGGACGCAGAAGCTCGTCAGATCTCATCGGAAGCGGCCGACTTTGCGGAGGCCTCCCCGGTGCCGAGTCCGGAAGCGCTCTACCGGAACGTGTGGGCGGAGATCAATCCGAATGGACGGCTCTTCTTTGATGGGCGCGACGAATCGAAAGGGGCCCACTGA
- a CDS encoding amidohydrolase, giving the protein MTTTLRTRLLLGLVLATACVPNDGPNDERFADVVLAGGAVVSLGAEGVVEAIAVRGDRVVALGTDAEVGEWIGPATRVIELDGRSVVPGLTDNHLHSIGGGLGVDLSRARSLQDVYDLIATRAAETPIGEVVVTNSDWHEGQLAEQRLPYRDELDRAAPDHPLVVVRGGHEYILNSRALEKWGITRDARDVPGGRIGRYEDGRLNGELVDRAKDPVRLPSPPVLSVEEQKVALVDQYAVLSRRGLTSVRHPGGSPQQFEMIESLEAEGRLEMRVEFLLRAPRSGSPGALEEAMASWPSPPATPPSDEIDAAGLLRLGGVKLGVDGGFEGGLMREAYEEPWGEGGAFFGLQTVPREPFIESVLALQDAGWRVATHAVGDAAIDLVLDAYEIAADERSIADQRWIVEHGFIPREDHFPRMKALGVGVSAQDHLYLAAPSLVEYWGADRAGWTTPLRAYIDAEIPVSLGTDSPVVPYDPWWVLHHFTTRGTISAGVSGPDQRVTREEALRAMAEGYAWLTYTEDTRGTLVPGMLADLVVTAANYVTCPDPCLETMEVDLTMLGGRVVWER; this is encoded by the coding sequence ATGACCACGACCCTGCGCACCCGACTGCTCCTTGGACTGGTGCTGGCCACCGCGTGTGTGCCGAATGATGGGCCGAACGACGAGCGCTTCGCGGACGTTGTTCTTGCTGGGGGTGCTGTGGTGTCCCTTGGTGCGGAGGGGGTAGTCGAGGCGATCGCGGTCCGCGGGGATCGTGTTGTGGCACTGGGAACCGATGCCGAAGTCGGCGAGTGGATTGGCCCGGCGACCCGCGTCATTGAACTCGACGGCCGGTCGGTGGTGCCGGGCCTCACTGACAACCACCTGCACTCCATCGGCGGCGGTTTGGGCGTCGACCTCTCGAGGGCGCGCTCGCTTCAGGATGTGTATGATCTGATTGCTACTCGAGCTGCCGAGACCCCCATCGGCGAGGTGGTGGTAACCAACTCCGACTGGCACGAGGGCCAGTTGGCGGAGCAACGGTTGCCGTACCGAGATGAGCTGGACCGTGCCGCACCGGACCACCCGCTGGTCGTCGTTCGTGGAGGTCACGAGTACATCCTCAACAGTCGTGCCCTGGAGAAGTGGGGAATCACTCGCGATGCGCGGGATGTCCCGGGCGGACGGATCGGCCGCTACGAGGACGGGCGCCTGAACGGAGAACTCGTTGATCGGGCGAAGGACCCTGTGCGACTTCCGTCGCCGCCAGTACTGTCGGTCGAGGAGCAGAAAGTGGCGCTGGTAGACCAGTACGCCGTTCTCTCCAGACGGGGACTGACAAGCGTCCGCCATCCCGGCGGCTCTCCCCAGCAGTTCGAGATGATCGAATCACTCGAGGCGGAAGGCCGCCTCGAAATGCGTGTCGAATTTCTCTTGCGCGCCCCACGATCAGGATCGCCGGGCGCTCTTGAAGAGGCCATGGCGAGTTGGCCGTCGCCACCCGCGACCCCGCCTTCTGATGAGATTGATGCGGCAGGATTGCTTCGTCTAGGTGGGGTGAAGCTCGGTGTCGACGGTGGTTTCGAGGGTGGCCTCATGCGGGAGGCGTATGAGGAGCCATGGGGGGAGGGCGGCGCTTTTTTTGGACTTCAGACCGTACCCCGAGAGCCCTTCATCGAGTCGGTGCTTGCCCTGCAGGATGCCGGATGGCGTGTCGCGACACATGCTGTCGGCGACGCGGCGATCGACCTGGTACTCGATGCATATGAAATCGCAGCTGACGAGCGGTCGATCGCCGACCAACGATGGATTGTCGAGCATGGGTTTATTCCACGAGAAGATCATTTTCCACGAATGAAGGCTCTTGGCGTCGGGGTTTCTGCCCAGGACCATCTCTACCTTGCGGCACCGAGTCTGGTGGAGTATTGGGGTGCAGATCGGGCCGGGTGGACGACACCGCTGCGGGCCTATATCGACGCAGAAATTCCGGTGTCACTGGGGACTGACTCACCAGTGGTACCGTACGACCCGTGGTGGGTGCTCCATCACTTTACGACCCGCGGCACGATCAGTGCCGGTGTATCGGGTCCGGATCAAAGGGTGACCCGGGAAGAAGCGCTTCGCGCGATGGCTGAGGGATACGCGTGGCTCACGTACACGGAAGACACTCGCGGTACGCTCGTGCCGGGAATGCTTGCTGACCTGGTCGTAACGGCTGCGAACTACGTGACGTGTCCCGACCCTTGCCTGGAGACGATGGAGGTCGACTTGACGATGCTGGGTGGCCGGGTTGTCTGGGAGCGCTAG